From a region of the Scyliorhinus torazame isolate Kashiwa2021f chromosome 15, sScyTor2.1, whole genome shotgun sequence genome:
- the coa4 gene encoding cytochrome c oxidase assembly factor 4 homolog, mitochondrial codes for MGLEVTPEVDCFSGLWGEAGVSEMSAPASQGHNWSKRLEEEEEDPLDQMISKTGCASFHHAVQDCMAEHQDWRQCQQSVHDFKQCMAEYQRLRANQLSRQNPSPATN; via the exons ATGGGTCTGGAGGTGACACCAGAAGTTGACTGTTTCTCGGGGCTGTGGG GCGAAGCGGGTGTTTCTGAAATGTCAGCTCCTGCTTCCCAGGGCCACAACTGGAGCAAAAGGTtagaagaagaggaggaggatcCGCTGGATCAGATGATTTCCAAGACGGGTTGCGCTAGTTTCCATCACGCCGTTCAGGATTGCATGGCAGAACACCAAGACTGGCGCCAGTGCCAGCAGTCCGTGCACGACTTCAAACAGTGCATGGCGGAATACCAGCGTTTGCGAGCCAACCAGCTCAGCAGACAGAATCCCAGCCCAGCCACAAACTGA